A stretch of the bacterium SCSIO 12827 genome encodes the following:
- a CDS encoding response regulator — translation MPNVRVLIVDDEDFNRQTLRYCLEPEGFVIDEAADGAEAWAMLSGGEAQYDAILLDRKMPEMDGMEVLSKIKGDPDLKAIPVIMQTAMDLEAEIVDGIEAGVYYYLTKPYDVDVLVSVVRGAADNFARQQRLQQELAKRSGAIRLLAEGRFVFMTPKEADSLAVLLAGGFERPPAVAMGLSELMINAVEHGNLELDYKNKSSLMAEGRWDAVIDARLREAPYKDRRVTVEVTRTTTQTRFRITDEGKGFDWHSYVDLTLERAFDTHGRGIAMARKMAFEAMAYMGAGNIVEVMVRNKPAPGVTGTAAPRPAIAVVGPVPDGVADRLRAVGDWRVVTNDGAATLPEATLTISASGAGAVTLHHGDVDTPPLTLPEDPDLVEAAARAVILPASMEIGSDAGVRLSPALSRYQKSLLPDPAVLGGGAGVRFAVWSTACSGVNGDIWGGRMLADGRLALFIADMTGHGPVAGVNAIRLQALVAACDGQPDTVLRRLDEILKQALPTGEYAAMLYGVVDIAARRFDYAAAGVPHPVAFPADGGDPAPGLGKGLPVGTSGAFPYELRR, via the coding sequence ATGCCGAATGTCCGGGTTCTGATCGTCGATGACGAGGACTTCAATCGTCAGACCCTGAGGTATTGTCTGGAGCCCGAGGGCTTCGTGATCGACGAGGCCGCTGACGGCGCCGAGGCCTGGGCCATGCTGTCCGGCGGCGAAGCGCAGTACGACGCCATTCTCCTTGACCGGAAAATGCCTGAAATGGATGGCATGGAAGTGCTCTCCAAGATCAAGGGCGATCCGGATCTGAAGGCCATTCCGGTGATCATGCAGACGGCCATGGACCTTGAGGCCGAAATCGTCGATGGCATCGAGGCGGGGGTCTATTACTACCTGACTAAACCCTATGACGTTGACGTTTTGGTTTCCGTCGTGCGTGGGGCGGCCGACAATTTTGCCCGCCAACAGCGCCTGCAACAGGAACTGGCCAAACGATCCGGCGCGATCAGGTTGCTGGCCGAAGGCCGCTTTGTCTTCATGACGCCCAAGGAAGCCGATTCCCTGGCCGTTCTATTGGCCGGCGGTTTCGAGCGCCCACCAGCCGTCGCCATGGGGTTGTCGGAACTGATGATAAACGCGGTCGAGCACGGCAATCTTGAATTGGATTACAAAAACAAATCGTCCCTGATGGCCGAGGGGCGTTGGGATGCGGTCATCGACGCACGCCTGCGCGAAGCCCCCTACAAGGACCGGCGGGTTACGGTGGAGGTGACCCGAACCACCACGCAGACACGTTTCCGAATCACCGATGAAGGCAAGGGGTTCGATTGGCATTCCTATGTCGACCTGACCCTGGAGCGGGCGTTCGATACCCATGGTCGCGGCATCGCGATGGCCCGGAAAATGGCGTTCGAAGCGATGGCCTATATGGGGGCCGGAAATATCGTCGAGGTGATGGTGCGGAACAAGCCGGCGCCGGGGGTGACCGGAACCGCCGCGCCGCGGCCTGCCATCGCGGTGGTGGGACCGGTGCCGGACGGGGTCGCAGACAGATTGCGCGCAGTCGGGGATTGGCGCGTGGTGACAAATGACGGCGCCGCCACGCTGCCTGAGGCGACATTGACGATCTCGGCGTCCGGGGCAGGGGCGGTCACCCTCCACCATGGCGATGTCGACACACCGCCGCTCACCCTGCCGGAGGACCCTGATCTGGTCGAAGCCGCGGCGCGGGCGGTCATCCTGCCTGCCAGTATGGAGATCGGCAGCGACGCGGGTGTTCGCCTGTCCCCGGCTTTGTCCCGCTACCAGAAATCCCTGTTGCCCGATCCCGCGGTGCTTGGCGGTGGGGCCGGTGTGCGTTTCGCGGTCTGGTCGACCGCCTGCAGCGGCGTCAACGGGGACATCTGGGGCGGGCGGATGCTGGCCGATGGGCGCCTCGCCCTGTTCATCGCGGACATGACCGGGCATGGCCCCGTCGCAGGCGTTAATGCGATTCGTCTGCAGGCGCTTGTGGCGGCATGTGACGGTCAGCCTGATACTGTGCTTCGCAGGCTCGACGAAATCCTGAAACAGGCTCTGCCGACGGGCGAATATGCCGCCATGCTGTACGGCGTCGTCGATATCGCGGCCCGGCGCTTCGACTATGCGGCCGCCGGGGTGCCCCATCCTGTCGCGTTTCCTGCTGACGGCGGCGATCCTGCGCCCGGCCTGGGCAAGGGCCTTCCTGTCGGCACCAGCGGCGCCTTTCCCTACGAATTACGGCGCTAG